A segment of the Salvelinus namaycush isolate Seneca chromosome 3, SaNama_1.0, whole genome shotgun sequence genome:
AAGGAAATGTCTCTCTAAACTGAACATACCTTTGTTCCAATATCCACACAGAAGacgatatacagtgccttgagaaagtattcacacccctagcatttttttcacattttgtgtcACAGACagaattacaaatgaaaagctgaaatgtctcgtgtcaataagtattcaaccccttagttatggcaagcctaaataatttcATGAGTAAAATGTTCTTTACAAGTCacgtaagttgcatggactcactgtgcacaataacagtgtttaacatgatttttgaacgaCTACCTCTTCTCtgtaatccacacacacacacaattatctgtaaggttcctcagtgaaacagtgaatttcaaacacagattcaaccaaagaccagggaggttttccaatgcctcgcaaagaaaggcaactattggtaaaaaaaaaaaaaagcagacattgaatatccctttgagcatggtgaagttattacttacactttggatggtgtatttaAAACAGTTAAGAGTTTAAAGAGtttataggagaaaactgaggatggatcaacaacattgtagttactccacaaaacatgcatcctgtttgcaataatgcACCAAAGCAAAACTGCAAAAAATTTGGCAAAGAAATCAACTTTATGTTCTCAATACACAGcgttatatttggggcaaatccaacaacccATTGCcaagtaccactcttcatatcttcaagcatggtggtggctgcatcatgttatgggtctGCTTGTCGGCaattttttaggataaaaaaataaacaatagagctaagcacaggcaaaatcctagaggaaaacctggttccgtctgctttccaacagatacagagtcaaattcacctttcagcagaacaataacctaaaaaacaAGGCGAAATGTATACTGGTGgcgcttaccaagacaacattgaatgttcctgagtgacctagttacagttttgacttaaaattggcttggaaaatctatggcaagacttgaaaatggctgtctagcaaagattaacaaccaacttgacagagcttgaagaattttttaaattaTGTGCAGATAATGTGCAATcctggtgtgcaaagctcttagagacttaactAGAAAGACaaagctataatcgctgccaaaagtgattctaacatATGACTTAGGGGTGTGAAGACTTATGTCAATGTCATATTTCAGCtcgacggcaggtagcctagtagttagagccgTGAGCCAGTAACAGAAAgattgctggatcaaatccccaagctgacaatgtaaaaatatgtcattctgaccctgaacaaggcagttgacccactgcttcccggtaggctgtcattgtaaataacaacttgtccttaactgacttgcctagttaaataaaatatttcattttcttaaacatgttttcactttgtcagttatggggtattgtctgtagatgggtgagaaaaatatatattttaaattgaggctgtaacacaaaatgtggaagaagtcaatgAGTATGAATgttttctgaagacactgtatcaTGACTGAGCAACAGTTACCTTATACCAGTAAGGTCCGCTGAAGCAAGACCAGACCTGAAAGCCAAACTGACAAATACTGTATTTGCAACTGGAAACATATTTTTTCTACAGCATCCGACAGAGGTGCTCTGTCTTTGATAAATTTGCTCTCAGCTTAACATCCTATCGCAAAACATAATTTGAAAAAAGCACACCAACCATTTTGTGTTATGAGTGGGAGGAAGTCATGCCAGATTTGTTTCATACAAGGTATGCAACAACCAGTTTTACCCAACAAAGACCTATGAATGAACATATACGTCAAGTATTTTATCTTAACGTCACAAGACATATTTGACGTCAtaaacagacagtacagaggTGTATAACAATAACCCAACGTATGATTAACTTTCTACATTGGTATTCTTACTCATGCAAACGGCACACATTCCTAACATAAAAGCATATATTCTTATTTCTCAACATTCTTTCATTCAACAACTTTGTGGGAGGAGTCCTGGAAAACACAAATCATCCGCAACTTAAATACCATGAAGATAGAAACCTATGTGATTTATATATTAGGCTTTTTAGTGGGCATTttcaccagtggaggctgctgatgggaggacggctcataataacatctggaatggagtataatggctggaatgcagttaatggaatcaaacacatgaACGCGTTTGATATCActccattccggccattattatgagccgccctcccctcagcagcctacCCCCTTGCAAAGTTTGCTACAATTTCAGAACTATAACTTGAACCAAATTCAAAAACTCACTTCAAGAAatctagaaaaaaaaaaaaaaagcagtaTTTTTACCTCAAGAATGTCAAGATTTCAGCCGTACCACAATAATTTATTTGCTTTTGCGGCGGCTCACATGGTCAACATTACATTCTATCCATTTACACAGTTAGAGCGGTAGAGTAGGCTAAGTGTAGCCTTGTCCCATACTGTCTGCACTGTAAGCAACTCTTCTAGCCTTGCCATGTCAATGCCATACATGACAACGAGAAGAGTTGGCTACAGCACAAACTGTACGATACCAGGCTACAGTACTATAAGTACCCTGCAGTAGAAGAACAACCCCCTGTCATGTTCCACTCACTGGTCTTATTTCCTAGTGGACCACAACAGTGCTCAAGACCATTTACCTCGTTAGGGGGCGGCAGTATTGACGGTGTCACCAAACTATCTGTCCATCTGAACTGGCATCGCATGGCAGAGTGTAAGAAGCACCCTGCCTCCAAGTCTCAGCTTAATGGTAAGCTATAAATGTAGAGAACAATACTGCTTGAGCCGATTATGGAGGCTTGTTCATTTAACTGAGAGATCTCTTTCATGCCCCTGTTCAGACATGATATTAACTAGCATTAAACTAATGTTACCCATCATAATCTCAGTGTTTGAAAGACCTGCAATCTGAGGTTCGAGCTACCAAAATATCTTTCAAATAAACCCCAATTTCCATTCCCACAAATtataatgaataaataaatatatcCCCCGCCCCGACACGATTCAATCCAAACTGGCTACATAATATTACGGTAACATAATATTAGCCAATGAAGCAATCCCCAATTCAACAAACACAGTCCTACCCCAAGGGGTATACTACAAAACAGGTTCACCCTTGATAaacaaacagaaataacttcataTTTTGGGGTTCATTAAGCTAAATTGTGTTTTTGGTTAAGTCAATTAGACCAAGCCCATTTGAAGTTATTTCAGGATATCTAGGCAAGTTAGTCGGCCAACTCCTTGATCATGCTTTAAAGTATACCCCTCTGAACAGTACTATATATAAACGGCTTACGTGCAGCATAGGGACCATATGAAGAGACTGGTTTCATCATCTGAGGTTTAACTGGTATTCGGATGATCCTGTATTCATTGTTAAACACCCATACTAAAGTGGTTTATTTTGCATTTTTACTTTATCACAAACATaattacataaataaaaaaaaagtaCAAGAGAAAGATATTGATCGATGAAACAGGGACTCCAGCGACGTGATGTTGAATCAATCACACAGCGACATGGTCACAGGGGACATGGTCCATGTCTGAAGCGCATATGAATTACATATCCTATCCTCTTCTGCAGTATGGAATCTTAGAATTATATACCATCTGTCCTAAACCCTATAACCCGTGACCAGACTTAGACTGAGGAGTCCTTAGGAGTCCCTCTGGGTCAGAGAGGGAACAGTAGAGGGTATATCCTAGCTCATCCACCTCCACTGGCGTCAGCTCACAGAACAGGTCGACTTTGGGGACCAGGGCGCAGGGGAGCCTCCCGGCCTCTAGGTGTCCCACTAGCGAGCGGAGCAACTGCAGGAAGCGGTTAGCCAGCGCCTCCTGGGTCCAGTCGCCCTCCTTCTCGCTCAGTAGCAGTATGGCGTTGGTGAGCTGACTGGCCGACAGGCGCGCCAGGGCCGGGTTCAGCTTGCACACGGCTTTAGTCACCTTGAGGCAGGCGCAGCGGCAGCCCCCGTCCTCCTGGTCCAGAGCCCGCAGGCGTGCAGTCTCCGCCACACGGAAGCTCTGCCGCCACAGGTTTTCATGGCGCTCCGCAGCCAGCCTGTGTGGTTTGGCGATGAGCGAGGCGCCGTCGTCCATCACCAGCAGAGGCAGGAAGTCCACGTAAAGAAGGCGGTCTGTCTCGTACTGGACCTCCAGGGTGAGCGTCTCCGAGGGAACCACCGGCCGGATCACGTAGTCCAGAACGCTGCCGATGGCCGGCCAGTTGATGGAGCCCGCCACCAGCTTCTCGAACACCTCCAGGACAGACTTGGGGGAGAGGTAGCCACCTACCATGCAGCGGTCCCAGTAGCTGCTGCCTCGGGGGAAGTATTCCAGGTTCTCCCTGCGAATCAGCCAGAAGCCCGGAACGTTCATGATGGTGTCCTCCCCGGGGACTGACGACCACAGGTTCTTCTCCAGGGTCAGAGGGACCATGAGCTGAGCGTGATCCGCTGTCACCACCtgagaaagagtgggagagagagtcagagagagcacATGGTGTTACTCTTGTAAAACCATAACATTTCAAACCCAGAGACAGGCACTGAGGTAAAAAGCATTGTTTGTGGTCACAACACTCCTAAGCCAATGGCCTGTGAAGTGATATCTTTAGCCTTTATCCCTTCCTCCGGAGGGATAAAGTTTACTACTACTACCCTCTTATTACCTGCAGGTCGTCGTAGAGGCTGCCGCTGAGGTACATCTCTCGGAGAGGCATGTCAGGCAGCTTGGCATGCAGGAAGATCCTCAGCTCTGCGCAGATGTCCAGGGCAGCCCGGCGGGCTGTGGCCTGCTCCTCAGCGGGGATGGCCACACGCTCCTGGTAGAACTCCCACAGTTTCTCCTGTAAGGAGAGGCGCATCTTGGCCCGGAAGAGGTCGGTCTCCCCTGCAGCGCTACGTCCCCGCCCCGCCGCCCTCCGCATGCAGTCTGAGTGGGATACAGCCACGACAGGCAGAGGTTAGGAATGTGCAGGTATGGGTTATCGCATATACAGTGCATATAACCCATGTGGGCTGGGCATTCTGATGATGCAAGACACGAATAATGAAATAAATCAACTATGTTGAAAGGGCACGGGAGGTAAATTACAAAAGTAAGGATATTGGGTGACGACAGGAAATCAAACCCAACTAATGGGAACACGTACCACGAGAGGGGCTGCTTTACAGACTATCCTCTCCTACAGAGAGTAACCTACTACTACAGCCGGACGTACACCACACAATTTTTTTAGCCGAGTTCAGACACGTTTCATTTTTGTTTTTCACGAGACAGCGTGGTATGGAGAATCCTCACGACCAAGTGAAGAACCTTGTAGTGTGTGACCCCCGCCTCCCAGTTTGTGCCACATCGTTTAGCTTGAGCACTAATACGTTGGGAAGACAATGAAACGACATGAAAGACGGTCGTTAAATGTGAGAGGCTCAGCAATGTTACGATTTTGAAAGTTGTGGAGTGTACATCCGGCATAGGAGAACCACCCAAAATACCACAGACTTTGAGGTATTTTTAACTTTATAACACATATCTAATGGAGCTCAATAGAAACTAGCCGTCTGAGTCTATTTAGTGGGGTTTCTACTAACAAAAATACAGTGTCGTTCCATTCAATTTCAATAGCTTTGACCGCAACCCTTGTAATTTGAACAAAACATTCCATACATGTAtgcccatggtagaagtggtcagaaaatgactttgacctgaatgccaaaacattcaggagatagagGTGGCCAAATTGTGATCCATGACACATACCATGACAGCCACTGTATGTCTCTATCTCCTGAAAAAATAAAATGGCTCAGTTTGATATCAATTAAAAGCTTACTAACGGGATTGTCAAACTATTTGGTAATTCCTTTAAAACAAAAAAAGTATGGTTTATGTTGAGACCTCCATCAGTTGAGACACAGCATGCACTTGAATACAGACTAGGTGTAACTAAAAAGGGAATAACATTGACATTTCAACTTTCCAAttggttggaggtccacacagaaaatattgacttgaatgggaatatcaGTTGTTTTAAATTACAATGTCAATCTTCCATAAAAAACTATTAAAATCATAAATATTGAtagcatcaaatcaaatgttatttgtcacatgcggccgaatacaacaaccttacagtgaaatgcttacttacaagcctttaaccaacaatgctttaagaaagAATATGTGTTAcgtaaaaaattgaaaataaaagtaacaaataattcaacagcagcagtaaaataacaatagcgaggctatatacagggggtaccagtagagtcaatgtgcgagggcacaggttagtcgaggtaatatgtatatgtaagTAGAgttaaggtgactatgcatagataataaacagagtagcagcagtgtaagaggggtctgggtagccctttgattagctgttcaggagtcttatggcttgggaatagaagctgttaagaagccttctggacctagacttggcgctccggtaccgcttgctgtgcggtagcagagataacagtctatgactagggtggctggagtctgacaatttttagggccttcctctgacaccgccttgtatagaggtcctggatggcaggaagcttggccccagtgatgtactgggccgtacacactaccctctgtagtgccttgcggtcagaggccgcgcaattgccataccaggcagtgctgcaaccagtcaggatgctcttgatagtgcagctgtagaacattttgaggatctgaggacccaatgcctaatcttttcagcctcctgaggggtgaataggttttgtcattccctcttcatgactgtcttagtgtgtttagaccatgatagtttCTTGGTCATGTGGACAAGACATTCCCATTTAAATTGACATTTGATGGTGGGTGGACCGGCGGCCATCTTCATGGTAGTAATTTGAATGTAAAATGTCAATTCAATTACTTTCAATGGTGTAACAGCTCAATTGCAGTTGTCTGAAGAGATAGAAATGTAATTCATAGAATGGACCTATGATTaaaatgacacccaccctgtattcaagagtatactgtgtctcaaccgatggcaGGCACAACACATACACCTCAGATAATATACATTAGGGTCTAAGCGTCAACATAGGCAAACATTTAACTAATTCTGAGTTTACATGTTTTTAGATAATTGAAATTAAACATTACACATATTTTTCCTACAATTTATAATAGTTTGGCAACCCTGGTTTcaagcttttaaattatatcaaa
Coding sequences within it:
- the mief1 gene encoding mitochondrial dynamics protein MID51, with the protein product MAGVNGDRKGKKDDNGMGTAVDFLLSNAKLVLGVGGAAMLGIATLAVKRMYDRAISAPTSPTKMEPSGKRSWEEPSWMGSSPRVLNHDMRSTVSRSLQTLPTSSNSFEPDCMRRAAGRGRSAAGETDLFRAKMRLSLQEKLWEFYQERVAIPAEEQATARRAALDICAELRIFLHAKLPDMPLREMYLSGSLYDDLQVVTADHAQLMVPLTLEKNLWSSVPGEDTIMNVPGFWLIRRENLEYFPRGSSYWDRCMVGGYLSPKSVLEVFEKLVAGSINWPAIGSVLDYVIRPVVPSETLTLEVQYETDRLLYVDFLPLLVMDDGASLIAKPHRLAAERHENLWRQSFRVAETARLRALDQEDGGCRCACLKVTKAVCKLNPALARLSASQLTNAILLLSEKEGDWTQEALANRFLQLLRSLVGHLEAGRLPCALVPKVDLFCELTPVEVDELGYTLYCSLSDPEGLLRTPQSKSGHGL